In Lates calcarifer isolate ASB-BC8 linkage group LG15, TLL_Latcal_v3, whole genome shotgun sequence, one genomic interval encodes:
- the chn2 gene encoding beta-chimaerin isoform X2, whose product MESRPKYYGREFHGMIPREYADELLAGVEGAYLIRESQRQPGTHTLALRFGHQTLNYRLFYDGKHFVGEKRFESVHDLVTDALITLYIETKAAEYIAKMTTNPIYEHLGYTSLLKDKMVHRLSRGRTGPRRVTFQRDERISSPLVRRSALKDTPENQCSYEKIHNFKVHTFRGPHWCEYCANFMWGLIAQGVRCSDCGLNVHKQCSKLVPSDCQPDLRRIKKVFSCDLTTLVKAHNTTRPMVVDMCIREIELRGMKSEGLYRVSGFSEHIEDVRLAFDRDGEKADISANAYADINIIAGALKLYLRDLPIPVITFDLYSKFIQAAKIPNAESRLEAIHEGLLQLPPAHYETLRYLMAHLKRVTMFEKDNLMSAENLGIVFGPTLMQPPEQNALTTLNDMRQQKLVVQLMIEHEDVLF is encoded by the exons ATGGAGAGCAGACCCAAATACTATGGCAGAGA atttcATGGTATGATCCCTCGAGAATATGCAGATGAGCTGCTAGCAGGAGTAGAGGGTGCTTACCTCATCAGGGAGAGCCAAAGACAGCCAGGGACACACACCTTGGCCTTAAG GTTTGGGCACCAGACCCTCAACTACAGGCTGTTCTATGACGGGAAACACTTTGTCGGCGAGAAGAGGTTCGAGTCGGTCCATGACCTCGTGACAGATGCCCTCATCACTCTCTACATCGAGACCAAGGCAGCAGAGTACATTGCCAAAATGACCACCAACCCCATCTACGAGCATCTTGGTTATACCTCGCTTCTCAAGGACAAGATGGTGCACAGGCTGAGCCGTGGACGCACAGGGCCCCGCAGGGTCACTTTCCAGAGAGACGAAAGG ATCTCCTCACCTCTGGTGCGACGGAGTGCCTTGAAAGACACACCAGAGAATCAGTGCTCCTATGAGAAAATCCACAACTTCAAG GTACATACCTTTCGAGGGCCACACTGGTGCGAGTACTGCGCTAACTTCATGTGGGGCCTCATTGCCCAGGGTGTCCGCTGCTCAG ATTGTGGACTGAATGTACATAAACAGTGCTCCAAACTGGTTCCAAGCGACTGCCAGCCGGACCTGCGCAGGATAAAGAAAGTGTTTAGCTGTGACCTCACCACGCTTGTCAAAGCTCATAACACAACGCGACCCATGGTGGTTGACATGTGTATTCGAGAGATAGAGCTGAGAG GTATGAAATCTGAAGGTCTCTACCGAGTGTCTGGCTTCTCAGAGCACATAGAGGACGTGAGGCTCGCCTTCGACCGAG ATGGTGAAAAGGCAGACATTAGTGCCAATGCCTATGCAGACATCAACATCATTGCTGGTGCTTTGAAGCTCTACTTAAGAGACCTTCCCATTCCAGTCATTACATTTGACTTGTATTCCAAATTTATTCAAGCTGCGA AAATTCCAAATGCTGAGTCCAGACTGGAGGCCATCCACGAGGGTTTGCTGCAGCTCCCCCCAGCCCACTATGAGACCCTACGATACCTGATGGCTCACCTCAAGAG ggTGACAATGTTCGAGAAGGACAATTTAATGAGTGCTGAAAATCTGGGGATTGTTTTTGGTCCAACGCTTATGCAGCCACCGGAGCAGAATGCCTTGACAACCCTGAATGACATGAGGCAGCAGAAGCTAGTGGTACAGCTTATGATAGAGCATGAAGATGTCTTATTCTGA
- the chn2 gene encoding beta-chimaerin isoform X1, producing MAASSNSSLSGSSVSSDPEDYQPPIWKSYLYQLQQEAPRPKRITCPQEMESRPKYYGREFHGMIPREYADELLAGVEGAYLIRESQRQPGTHTLALRFGHQTLNYRLFYDGKHFVGEKRFESVHDLVTDALITLYIETKAAEYIAKMTTNPIYEHLGYTSLLKDKMVHRLSRGRTGPRRVTFQRDERISSPLVRRSALKDTPENQCSYEKIHNFKVHTFRGPHWCEYCANFMWGLIAQGVRCSDCGLNVHKQCSKLVPSDCQPDLRRIKKVFSCDLTTLVKAHNTTRPMVVDMCIREIELRGMKSEGLYRVSGFSEHIEDVRLAFDRDGEKADISANAYADINIIAGALKLYLRDLPIPVITFDLYSKFIQAAKIPNAESRLEAIHEGLLQLPPAHYETLRYLMAHLKRVTMFEKDNLMSAENLGIVFGPTLMQPPEQNALTTLNDMRQQKLVVQLMIEHEDVLF from the exons ATGGCAGCATCCAGTAACTCAAGCCTCTCAGGTTCATCTGTGTCCTCCG acCCTGAGGATTACCAACCACCCATATGGAAGTCCTACT TGTACCAGCTACAGCAGGAAGCCCCAAGACCAAAGAGGATCACATGTCCTCAGGAG ATGGAGAGCAGACCCAAATACTATGGCAGAGA atttcATGGTATGATCCCTCGAGAATATGCAGATGAGCTGCTAGCAGGAGTAGAGGGTGCTTACCTCATCAGGGAGAGCCAAAGACAGCCAGGGACACACACCTTGGCCTTAAG GTTTGGGCACCAGACCCTCAACTACAGGCTGTTCTATGACGGGAAACACTTTGTCGGCGAGAAGAGGTTCGAGTCGGTCCATGACCTCGTGACAGATGCCCTCATCACTCTCTACATCGAGACCAAGGCAGCAGAGTACATTGCCAAAATGACCACCAACCCCATCTACGAGCATCTTGGTTATACCTCGCTTCTCAAGGACAAGATGGTGCACAGGCTGAGCCGTGGACGCACAGGGCCCCGCAGGGTCACTTTCCAGAGAGACGAAAGG ATCTCCTCACCTCTGGTGCGACGGAGTGCCTTGAAAGACACACCAGAGAATCAGTGCTCCTATGAGAAAATCCACAACTTCAAG GTACATACCTTTCGAGGGCCACACTGGTGCGAGTACTGCGCTAACTTCATGTGGGGCCTCATTGCCCAGGGTGTCCGCTGCTCAG ATTGTGGACTGAATGTACATAAACAGTGCTCCAAACTGGTTCCAAGCGACTGCCAGCCGGACCTGCGCAGGATAAAGAAAGTGTTTAGCTGTGACCTCACCACGCTTGTCAAAGCTCATAACACAACGCGACCCATGGTGGTTGACATGTGTATTCGAGAGATAGAGCTGAGAG GTATGAAATCTGAAGGTCTCTACCGAGTGTCTGGCTTCTCAGAGCACATAGAGGACGTGAGGCTCGCCTTCGACCGAG ATGGTGAAAAGGCAGACATTAGTGCCAATGCCTATGCAGACATCAACATCATTGCTGGTGCTTTGAAGCTCTACTTAAGAGACCTTCCCATTCCAGTCATTACATTTGACTTGTATTCCAAATTTATTCAAGCTGCGA AAATTCCAAATGCTGAGTCCAGACTGGAGGCCATCCACGAGGGTTTGCTGCAGCTCCCCCCAGCCCACTATGAGACCCTACGATACCTGATGGCTCACCTCAAGAG ggTGACAATGTTCGAGAAGGACAATTTAATGAGTGCTGAAAATCTGGGGATTGTTTTTGGTCCAACGCTTATGCAGCCACCGGAGCAGAATGCCTTGACAACCCTGAATGACATGAGGCAGCAGAAGCTAGTGGTACAGCTTATGATAGAGCATGAAGATGTCTTATTCTGA